ttacataTATTGGGCCATGCATACATACATAGAGACACGGTTTTGTAATAGTTAGATGATTCATTTTTCGGTTCTTAATCAATAAAAAATATCTTGAacattctctctatctctctttaaCCCTAAATTATTCTTCGTTGAATCTATGAGAATGATGAAcattaacatggtatcagagcacaggtccATGCTAATCTAGTGTTACGCTTCCGATCGATTCTACCCTCATCGATTTTCATCGAATTTTTAACGTTCAATAGTGCTCGTCGATTCAGTGATCTTTTCGattgatttttttgttttcgGTGGGGTTTTCCTACACGATGGAGTTTTTCGATATTAAATCTGAAGGTTTGGTCGATATTCTTTAGGATTTGACCATTTTCCGAGCTAGGGTTTTCTGCTTCGTTTTCCTTATCATTGAAGGTCGTTCTCTTTCCGGTTGCGAAAGAGGCTGGTATACCTATTCTATTTTCCCCTATTTTAGTGATATACTTGTTGGTATTCTCATTATCTTAGTTGATTTTTTTAATCTGTTGCCAATATGACAAATGGTAATTCTGATCCCACTCAAACCCCTGCATCTTCTACTGATATGCGTACTGTGTTTCATGAGGATGATTATACCCACCCATGTCACCCCTTATATGTTCACCCTTCTGATGTACTTGGGACTTCTCTGGTCTCCACTTCTTTTGATGGAACATGTTATGGTAGCTGGAGACGCACTGTATTAGTTGCTTTGTCTATTAGAAATAAAACTGGTTTTATAACTGGTGCTACTGAGAGACCTCCTGATGGGTCACCCTTAGCTAGACAATGGAAAAGGTGCAATGATCTTGTAATATCTTGGCTAGTAAACTCCTTGTCTAAAGATATTACTCGAAGTGTAGAGTATTCTGAATTTGCTAAGGATATATGGAATGAATTAGAAGAGAGATATGGTAAGGCTGATTGTGCCAGTGTTTTGAGTTAAAAAAGGAACTGGCCCATATTTCTCAAGTGTCACTTGATATATCATcttatttaataagataaaatagtTGTGGGATGAAATTGCCTCCATCTCAGCTGGTAGGGCAAGGGTTTGTACCTATAGGCCAAATCAGCTGAGGATGAGGAACAAAGAGTTTATCAATTCCTTATGGGTCTAAATAAAACTTATATTCAGACCAGGAGTAACATTTTAATGATGAAGCCTCTTTCTTTTGTTGGTACAGTCTACAGTATTCTTTTAACTAATGAGAAGCAGAGGCAGGTATCTGCTGGGACTCACTTTCCCTCTTTTTTATGCTTCTTTTACTGCTGGTGTACTGAACCCCACATCAACTCACAATGCTGCTGTGTCAAAGCCTAATTTTCCTTCTAAGGTCTCTTTTGAGTCTACTAGGTCTTCTAGGGTatgcaaatattgcaaaaaacCAGGTCACAACATTGACAAGTGCTATAAGCTGCATGGATTTCCTCCCAATTTCATACCTACAAAGAATTTGGGCCCTAAAGGATCAGCTGCTCATGTTGAGCTTGAATCCAACACAATGCCTAGTATTCCTACTATGAAGTGTGGTACTGATGTGTCTCGGTCTCAGTGTCAGAGTTCCTCTGCAGTGCCTGGCCTTACCAAGGACCAGTATTCCCAACTGATGATGTTACTTCAGCAGCAAGCCCAAATTACTGCTTCCCCTCCTAGTTCTAACCTCATAGGGTCTGCCAACTTTGCTGGTATGTTGCCCCTAGAAAGGAGTGTCTTATGGAGCCTGTATGATGAGTAGAGTAGATGGAATAGTTTGGATAATAGATTCAGGAGCATCTGATCATATGACCTCCATTAAAAGTTTGCTTTTCAACATACAAACCTTACCTGTTCCTTTCCTAGTCTCTCTTCCCAATGGCTATAAAGTCAAAGTTACTAATATTGATTCTCTAGTCTTATTTCCTGATCTTATTCTTCACAATGTACTTTACATTCCTAGTTACCAATATAATTTCATTAGTGTTCATAAGATGTTCTGCCATGATATTGATATTACACAGTTTACCAAGGCTGCTTGCACTCTACAGGGCCCTTCACTGAAGAAGCCAGTGGTGCTTTGTAGGCTAGACAATGGTCTCTACAAACTCTTTCAGCAAGCTACTTATGCTGGCCAATATTGTTCTGTTCCAATCTCTCCTACTGTTAATACTTCTAGTTTTATTTCTTGTTCTTTTCCTGCAACTAGTGATACATCCTCGGTAAATACCATTGATGTACCTAATAAAGTCAACAATGCTGATGTTGCTCGGCACTATAGACTTGGACATGTTCCTTTCTCTAaaatgaaacatatgaataataTTGGATGTATTTTTTCTTCTAAGCAGCATTTTAGTTGTCATATATGTCCTTTATCAAGACAAACAAGATTGTCTTTCCATGACAGTTCTACACAAACTACTAAAGCATTTTAATTGATTCACATAGATACATGGGGTCCATATTCTACACCTACCTATACTTACTCTAAGTACTTTCTAACTATTGTTGATGACTATACTAGAGCTACTTGGAATAATTTGATGGGTGCCAAGAGCAATGCTTTTGACCTTCTCAAAGCTTTTGTTGCCATGGTTGAGACTCAATTTCTGTCCGTAGTCCAAAATGTTAGAAGTGATAATGCCCTTGAATTGGGCTCCAGTATTGCAGGATCTGCCTATTTATCGAGTaaaggaattattcatcaaacttCATGTCCACACACTTCACAAAAAAATGGAGTGGTGGAGAGAAAGCATAGACATTTACTTAAAACAGCTAGAGCTCTTCTTTTTCAATCTCACCTCCTTATTTAATTCTGGGGAGATTGCATTCTTACTGCCACATACTTAATCAATAGGTTTCCTTGTACTTTACTTCTTGGGAAAACTCGTTATGAAATGTTATTTGGGAACGTACTTGTATATTCCCATCTTAGAGTTTTTAGGTGTCTATGTTATTTTACCGATACCGAACCCCATAAGAACAAATTTCACCCTAGGTCTATTCCATGTGTCTTTATAGGATATCATTTTTCTAAGAAGGGATACAAACTATATAATCTCTCTAGCAAAGCAGTATTCATCTCAAGGGATGTTACTTTCAAAGAACACATTTTCCCTTTCCGTAGTTCATTTGTTGGCTTACCCACTTTCTCCTCTCCTCTCATCTCTCTCCAGAAACTTTTGATCCTTAtccttcctcatcttcttcttctttttcatcttcctcctcctcttcttattctccttcCCTTGCTCCTTCTCCCCCCCTCCCTGtttcttttttctccttcttATTCTGGTCCTCTTTCATCTTCCTCCAATCCTCCTACTTCTTCCTCTCCTACTTCTGATCTTCCTTTGAGAAGATCTTCTAGACCTCATAATCCTCCTACTTATCTTAAAAATTTTATCTGCCATTCCTCTTCTCTAATACGTCCATCCAGTAATGATGCTCACTCTATTACTCAACTTCATATTCCTAAGCCTCACTCCTACTCCCGGGCAGCAACTGTCCCTGAGTGGCAAGATGCTATGAGGAGGGAATTTGAGGCCTTGAAGGCTAACAAAACTTGGAAAATTGTTCAGCTTCCCCATGGCAAAAAGCCTATTGGCTGCAAATGGGTTTACAAAGTAAAGTATAAAGTTGATGGGAATATATAGAGGTATAATACTAGATTAGTTGTAAGGGGTGACACTCAAGTGGAGGGTGTTGACTTCCATGAGATTTTCTCCCTTGTTGTCAAAATGTCTACTATTAAGACCCTAATTGTTGTGGCTGTCAAATAAGGTTGGCCTATGTTCCAACTTGATGTCAACAATGCATTCTTGCATGGTGATCTTAATGAGGAAGTTTTTATGAAACTTCCTCCTGGGTCTTCTTCTTCCTATGCTCCTTTAGTTTGCAAGCTTCAAAAGTCTTTATATGGGCTGAAGCAGGCTTCCAGGCAGTGGTATGCCAAGTTATCTCAAGCCTTACACTCTAGGGGTTTTGTACACTCACTCAATGGTTACTCTTTGTTCACTAGGGGTTCTGGCAACTCTATGGTTATTCTGGTTGTCTATGTGGATGATATTATATTAACTGGAACTAATGGCTCTGAAATTTCTTCTCTCAAGCCTTTTTTGGGtctttaatttaaaattaaagatcttGGCTCTCTTAATTACTCTCTTGGGATTGAAGTTCTTCATACACCTTCTGGGATTCTTCTGTATCAGAAAAAGTTTATACATGACCTTTTAGCTACTCTTAACTCTTCTGATTGTTCTGCTGTAACTTGTCCCCTTGAGTTAAATGTAAAGTTAAAGGCTAAAGAAGGGGATCCTCTCCCTAATCCTGAAAATTATAGAGGCCTCGTTGGTAAGCTAAATTTCCTCACTCACACTAGGCCTGACATAAGTTTTGTTGTGCAACATCTTAGTCAGTTCATGCAACAGCCCTGCTTTCCTCACATGAAGGCAGCTTTGCACCTGTTGAGGTATCTCAGAGACACTTCTAATTTTGGCCTCTTATACTCGAATTCTACTGATCTCTCTTTGCAGGCTTATTGTGATAGTGATTGGGGATCCTGCCCTGATAACTGGAGATTTGTTTCTGATTTCTGTTTATTCTTTGGTGGCAGTCTCATTGGGTGGAAATCTAAGAAACATGCAGTGGTCTCTTTATCTTCGGCTGAAGTTGAGTATAGATCTATGAGCAAGGCTGTGGCTGAAATTACTTGGGTGTGTAGGCGTCTATCTGATCTTGGGGTCTCTTCTGCTTCTCTTGTTCCTCTCCATTGTGACAGTATCTCTGCCATTCACATTGCCTACAATCCTGTCTTCTATGAGCGGACCAAAGACATTGAGTTGGATTGCCATTTTGAACGTACCAAGCTTGCTGAAGGTCTCATCAGTTTATCTCACATTTCCAGTGCTTCTCAGCTCGCGAATGTCTTCATCAAACCCCTGTGTGGGCCTTCTCACCATCTTCATATTCGAAAGTTGGGAGTTCTCTCACCCTCCTACTTGAGGGGGGGCTGTTGAGATAGGCTGAAATCAGTGTGGCTCAGAcccaattattatttatttatgtacATCAGATTAGGCCCATTAGTTAGTCTTTAGTTAGtcttttatttctttacataTATTGGGCCATGTATACATACATAGAGACCCGATTTTGTAATAGTTAGATGATTCATTTTTCGGTTCTTAATCAATAAGAAATATCTCGAactttctctctatctctctttaaCCCTAAATTCTTCTTCGTTGAATCTACGAGAATGATGAACATTAACATTAGAAAATGTAGATTTGATCAAATCTTCTTAATCTTTTGTTTATCATCTTTTCTAATTGTTTTGTATCTGATTGTATATTAGTTAACCACCAAAATTGCTCAAACAATCTGGCTTCAAATTTATCTAAcgtttgaatatatatatatggttgaaacatgaaaaataaatttttgaagatgagatgaaaaataatttttgaaagttaaaattgtATTTGAACACGTATTTTACTtgaaaagaatttgaaattttgtgagcagaaaacttaaaaaatTACTCTAAAACTTTTTTTTGAGATTtgaggattttattttcaaaattttccataaAATGGCTTAAATCTATAAGCAAaagatatttgaaaataattttttttttaaaaaagctcTCAAATTTTACAGCCAAACGGAAGCTTAGGATAAAAAAGGGGGAAATGGGGGAGATGGGTGGGCAGGTTGGGCTGAAGAGAAATAGACAACAGTGCATTAACATGTCAAATCATCTTTATCCCTCTTTCTAAACCTTACAAGGAgtactttttattttcttttttctttttttggccctaataaaaattaaaacacATATTCTCTAGCTGCTAAGCTATAACTTTAACTCATTGGCACCACGACGAGTAGGAGAATAACCTTTTtgggcttttcttttcttttctttggtcCCCTTTTTTTGAACTATCAATATTTTAGTCCAAACACACCTGACTCTACAGTGATCTGATGGCCACTATAAATATTGGCTTTTTGCAACTCTCTTCTCACCAAAATACAAATCGGTTGAACTCTTCATATATAATATTCCCACTACTATTACTCTTAACTTTAAATAGATTTCTTATATATGGGTTCAAAAATGTCTGATCCCCTTGTGATTGGTAGAGTGATTGGGGAAGTTGTTGATTATTTCACTCCAAGTGTTAAGATGTCTGTTACTTATAACAGCAGCAAGCATGTTTATAATGGGCATGAACTCTTTCCTTCCTCAGTCACCTCTAAACCTAGGGTTGAAGTTCATGGAGGTGATTTGAGATCTTTCTTTACAATGGTACATACTGCTTCCTTCGATTTTCAATACTTTTATTAGGGGTGGAGCTTAGCGGCGGAGCCAAGATTTTAACTAaggggagtcaaaatataaataagtaagcaCACAAAAAAATCAAGGGGGTCAACGTATAGTATATACACATAAAATTAAGAATTTAACATATTTATACCGTGTAATTTTCCAGCGAAGGGGTGTCAATTGACTCTCCTTGCCAATGAGTGGCTCCGCCACTGGCGGAGCTAGAGTTCTAGTTACGGTTCGTTGTATTGTGTTAAGAAGTCCACTTATACTGTCTTTTCTAGAATTTAGaattcataaattcaaaattatggCTCTgcccttaaatttatttttatacatTTCTATTATATAGTAAATCGTTTATATTGAccccttatttttcttttttaccttaaTTGACAGATCATGATAGACCCAGATGTTCCTGGTCCTAGTGATCCATATCTCAGGGAACACCTACACTGGTAAAGAAATAAGTTTTTTAATTACTAACTCATTCAATTTTATCGTCCCTTCTTTTCCTTGTTTACTTGGAGGGAAAATAATACGATCTCATCGAAAAGATAAAAATTCTTCAGGCTTGTTATCTAAAAACTTGTTAAAAAATACCGTAATGAAAAGACATATGAGTTTGTTATTAGGTATTTGACTAAATATGATCGATCATATGGTGTTCGGACAAGAAATATTTT
Above is a window of Nicotiana tabacum cultivar K326 chromosome 8, ASM71507v2, whole genome shotgun sequence DNA encoding:
- the LOC107765880 gene encoding CEN-like protein 2, encoding MGSKMSDPLVIGRVIGEVVDYFTPSVKMSVTYNSSKHVYNGHELFPSSVTSKPRVEVHGGDLRSFFTMIMIDPDVPGPSDPYLREHLHWIVTDIPGTTDCSFGKEIVGYEMPRPNIGIHRFVFLLFKQKKRQTVLTAPLSRDRFNTRKFAEENELGSPVAAVFFNCQRETAARRR